TGAAATGTAAGCAAACAATATAAGTAGAAAACCAAATGCCACATTAACAAAACAACAAAGCACTAGAGATTCATTTTAAACAAACAAAGAATAGATCATGAAAATTACCAGAAGTGCAATGTAGGACCAACTAACACCAAACCCAATAGTGTAAACAGAAATGTCCTCTTCACGTCTAGGGATGGCACATGATCAATTGCAAGCTGAAACCAAAATTTTCAATGTCAAGTCATGCCTAATATTGCATTAAAAAGATACAATAATCTATATGATTTAACTGAGAGATTTATATCTCAAACATAGCAAACTACAATTGCTTTAATAATGAAGGATACAATAAAACAAGGAAAACCCAAAATTTTGCTATTTTGCTCTTGACAGAAAACATTCTCATGCTATTTATATCCTCCACTTTCAGATTAATTTTCAGCTTTAATTCTTATCAAATGGTTAAAACTATTATTTCATTACATCGTAACCAAAAGAACATGAACACAACCATCGTATTCCTTAGGGAAGACACATTAAAGTACTGTTTCCATTGCTTTCAACCAGCAAGATGATAGCACAAGTTCTTTTTTACTAATCACCAATTTTGCCTATTTTATTCAACAACGGCTCTGACATGGATAAAACTGTACTCTTAACACTGCTTGTCAATAATACACTTTTTTAACAAAAAACGGCactttgaattgaaaaaaaagaagaaggaaaagtaATTGTTTTGTTGTGTTTAcccaacaaagaaaataaaatcaaGTGAAACTAGAAAACCAGATGGAAAACCAGGAAAAAGGAGGAAATTACTCATAGTGCATTGTCATTCTAAATGGAACTTAGAAACTTACTTGGCAAATCAAATCTCCAACACAAGTCAAAAGTGCAGATGTCACTGCTTTTGTCAACACGGGATGTTTTGCTAGAAGAGCCAAATACCTGTTAAAAAAGCAACATAAATACTTTGGAACCAAGCCAGAGTAGTAGTTTAGAGTACTAGTCCTGTGAAAGTACCATAACACCATAACAAACACTCCTCAACCAGCATTCACAAGAAGAAGTAAATTTTCTAAGAAACCATTACAAATGCTTCATAAATGACAAAGTATTATACCTTTAAGCAATCGGCATAATCTTGTCAAGGAAAATACAAAGCTTAAAAGTTTCTTATGCTCATGTTATTCAATTTTAAGCAACACCTTTAAGAACAAAAATCAGACAGAATGTAAAATCTACATGCCAAGTGTCCTACATCATATACATAGGTAACTAGAGTCTTGtttatgtatgtgtatgtgtacaTATAGGCAAACTCAATGATGGCTTTAAACACTGATGATTGGCAATCAATAATGTAAATTACTAATTAactttttatctaaaatcttcCAATTATCTACCTCCACAACATCCCATTGTAGAACTATTCTCAATTCAACAAATAAACAAGTATGTTTATCAAACTAACTTTACCCAGCCTATCAATAGCATAGGTAGATACTATCTTCTTAGGGAACCGAAGCTAGAACAAGCTACTGAACAATTGAAACATGAAGTACCGCCAATTTTGTTCTCAGACATGGTACAACTATTTCTTACTGATAAAGGATCTAAATGACTAGAGTTTTACTAAATTCTTTTACCCTATTATCGAACATTCCCTCTCAtcgttcttcttcttcttcttcttcttctcttcttaaACATTACCGAGTACTTTCATCGCATTGAAACAGCAGTAATAACCTACTTCATTCTAGTTCTACAGCTGAGCTTTGCTTAAATTCGTCACTAAACCAAGCTATCCGACATGTAGTACATTGTGAGTTTAAGCCAGATAAAACATGCATATCGAGCAGCCTAATAACGGAACCTTTAATGACAAGCATTTTAGATAATTGTATTCAAAACATCAATAAATTTGCAGCAGAGAAAATTCGAAAAAATAGCAAAATGatattacaaatttaaaaaaGCAAGGCAAGGCTTTTAGTTCATTACCATGAAAGCAAGGACCAACCACTTTCGCCTCCATTGTCACCAGTCCCATCACCTTTGCCACCAGAATTCCCATCACCGGAACCTCCAAACCCACCATTTCCACCGGACCCACCGTCCGAAACTGCTGACACACGTGAATAATCCAAACCCAACTGCCCAGCTCCCGTTTTGCGAGCACCCCAGTCCTTAAAAACAGCTCGATGGTTCGAACTCGAAAGACATGGATAGGAACCGTCTTTGGACTCTCTAATGGGGAACCTAGTAGCACCTGCAGGAAGGCACGTGTTTTGGGAAGAAAAACCCGTAAAACGGCACAAGTGAGGGAATTTACGGATAAGTATAGCGGAATTTAGAGCCATTTTTTTGTCACTGCACTTCACAGACCACTTTGGTTCTATGGGATTATGTTTTATGGCTATGCCTCTGTTATGAGTGGAAGGATAGGCGGGCAAAACTGGAGTGGAGTGCCCTCGGTAGTCCATTTTAAGCTGAAGCAGAATGGTTAAATCCTATGAAAGGTCCCTGTACTATTTAATTTTTACTGATTCAgttcattttattataatttgattTTTCTCGAAACGTATATTTTCAGAGtaattttttcaattaatttcatCAACAAATTTGAATCCATGTTTTAATAAGGTAAATGCTAGAATTCTTCATGGGTTCGGTTAGGTTGCagttcaattttttaaaataattctaTCCGCTCGATTTCCTATTCAATTAATTTAATCGGATGGTCCAATTTTAAAAATGGTGAcgaaatttcatacatttaatttaatataatataaatattttaaaaatttatatcataattatttaattttataatattagagaTCACTATAACCACAATGTAAatggagaaaataaatatttaatatataaagaaaaattatatcaaacaaatttgttaaaaatataacatatttaacataattataaatattaaaatatataatttcattacataattacataattattatttttatatataaataaaaatttattaattaaaattattttaaaatatataaaaattatttttattatataattacatatttattattttatttatataaataaaagagttattaattaaaagatgaattaaaaacttgaaaataatatatttattaattattaattaaatttttaaaataaag
Above is a genomic segment from Gossypium arboreum isolate Shixiya-1 chromosome 8, ASM2569848v2, whole genome shotgun sequence containing:
- the LOC108468098 gene encoding uncharacterized protein LOC108468098 yields the protein MDYRGHSTPVLPAYPSTHNRGIAIKHNPIEPKWSVKCSDKKMALNSAILIRKFPHLCRFTGFSSQNTCLPAGATRFPIRESKDGSYPCLSSSNHRAVFKDWGARKTGAGQLGLDYSRVSAVSDGGSGGNGGFGGSGDGNSGGKGDGTGDNGGESGWSLLSWYLALLAKHPVLTKAVTSALLTCVGDLICQLAIDHVPSLDVKRTFLFTLLGLVLVGPTLHFWYLCLSNLVKLPGASGAILRLLLDQFMFSPIFIGVFLSTLVTLEGKPSQVIPKLRQEWFSAVIANWQLWIPFQFLNFRFVPQQFQVLAANFIALVWNVILSFKAHKEILTR